The proteins below are encoded in one region of Myxocyprinus asiaticus isolate MX2 ecotype Aquarium Trade chromosome 13, UBuf_Myxa_2, whole genome shotgun sequence:
- the LOC127450336 gene encoding gastrula zinc finger protein XlCGF57.1-like isoform X1, whose amino-acid sequence MFIKEESEDMAYPEACRIKTEHTDEQTDKSNHRIPVKKIILKDMEEMKEEKQELIEVKEESQELNEVEEEHQDQNPHVITGEKSFSCSQNEKNSSQNKTQAKNSFTCSQCGKSFTCTRSLNVHMRIHTGEKPFTCPQCGKSFTRKYCLNIHIKIHTGEKPFTCLLCGKSFTRKGSLNMHIKIHTGEKPFTCLQCGKSYTNKSGLKTHKLLHTGEKPFKCLQCGKGFTYKFGLQRHMLFHTGEKPFTCLQCGNSFTSKGSLNVHMRTHTGEKPFTCHQCGKSFTGIGSLNKHVKIHTGEKPFTCPQCGKKFIRRTNLNMHIKIHTGEKLFTCPQCGNCYTDKLGLKRHIKVHTGEKPYTCHQCGKSFTCKGYLNVHMRVHTGEKPYTCHQCGKSFTRKGGLNMHIKIHTGERPFTCLQCGKGYIVKLGLRRHMLFHTGEKPFTCPQCGKCFRLKGDLNVHMKLHTGEEPMICLLCGKGYIDKLGFKRHMLLHSGEKPFTCLQCGNNFTSKGSLNVHMRIHTEEKPKA is encoded by the exons AtgtttattaaagaggagagtgaagataTGGCTTATCCAGAAGCATGCAGAATTAAAACCGAACACACTGACGAACAAACAG ACAAATCTAATCACAGAATCCCAGTCAAAAAGATTATTCTGAAAG ACATGGAGGAAATGAAAGAGGAAAAACAAGAACTGATAGAAGTAAAAgaagaaagtcaagaactgaatgaagtggaggaggaaCATCAGGATCAAAATCCTCATGTCAttactggagaaaaatcttttaGTTGCTCACAGAATGAGAAGAATTCCTCACAAAACAAAACTCAAGCTAAAAATTCCTTCacatgctctcagtgtggaaagagtttcacgtGTACAAGATCCCTTAAtgtgcacatgagaattcacactggagagaagcctttcacatgccctcaatgtggaaagagttttacacgGAAATACTGTCTTAATATACACAttaaaattcacactggagagaagcctttcacatgccttctgtgtggaaagagtttcacccGAAAAGGAAGTCTTAATATGCACAttaaaattcacactggagagaagcctttcacatgccttcagtgtggaaaaagttacaCAAACAAATCTGGCCTTAAAACACACAAACTGCttcacacaggagagaagcctttcaaatgccttcagtgtggaaaaggtttcacATATAAATTTGGCCTTCAAAGACATATGCtatttcacactggagagaaacctttcacatgccttcagtgtggtaaTAGTTTCACATCTAAAGGATCCCTTAATGTGCACATGAGAacccacactggagagaaacctttcacatgccatcagtgtggaaagagtttcacaggGATAGGAAGTCTTAACAAGCACGTGAAAATTCACACTGGTGAGAAACCTTTCAcgtgccctcagtgtggaaagaaatTCATTCGGAGAACAAATCTCAACATGCACATTAaaattcacacaggagagaagcttttcacatgccctcagtgtggaaattGTTACACAGACAAATTAGGTCTTAAAAGACACATTaaagttcacactggagagaagccttacacatgccatcagtgtggaaagagttttacatgTAAAGGATACCTAAATGTgcacatgagagttcacactggagagaaaccttacacatgccatcagtgtggaaagagtttcacacggaAAGGAGGTCTTAACATGCACATTAAAATTCACACGGGAGAGaggcctttcacatgccttcagtgtggaaaaggtTACATAGTCAAATTAGGCCTTAGAAGACACATGCtatttcacactggagagaagcctttcacatgtccTCAATGTGGAAAGTGCTTTAGACTGAAAGGAGATCTTAACGTGCACATGAAACTTCACACTGGAGAGGAGCCTATGATATGCCTTTTGTGTGGAAAAGGTTACATAGACAAATTAGGCTTTAAAAGACATATGCTATtgcactctggagagaagcctttcacatgccttcagtgtggtaaTAATTTCACGTCTAAAGGATCCCTTAAtgtgcacatgagaattcacactgaagAGAAGCCTAAAGCCTAA
- the LOC127450336 gene encoding gastrula zinc finger protein XlCGF57.1-like isoform X2: protein MFIKEESEDMAYPEACRIKTEHTDEQTDKSNHRIPVKKIILKDMEEMKEEKQELIEVKEESQELNEVEEEHQDQNPHVITGEKSFSCSQNEKNSSQNKTQAKNSFTCSQCGKSFTCTRSLNVHMRIHTGEKPFTCPQCGKSFTRKYCLNIHIKIHTGEKPFTCLLCGKSFTRKGSLNMHIKIHTGEKPFTCLQCGKSYTNKSGLKTHKLLHTGEKPFKCLQCGKGFTYKFGLQRHMLFHTGEKPFTCLQCGNSFTSKGSLNVHMRTHTGEKPFTCHQCGKSFTGIGSLNKHVKIHTGEKPFTCPQCGKKFIRRTNLNMHIKIHTGEKLFTCPQCGNCYTDKLGLKRHIKVHTGEKPYTCHQCGKSFTCKGYLNVHMRVHTGEKPYTCHQCGKSFTRKGGLNMHIKIHTGERPFTCLQCGKGYIVKLGLRRHMLFHTGEKPFTCPQCGKCFRLKGDLNVHMKLHTGEEPMICLLCGKGYIDKLGFKRHMLLHSGEKPFTCLQCGNNFTSKGSLNVHMRIHTEEKPKA from the exons ACAAATCTAATCACAGAATCCCAGTCAAAAAGATTATTCTGAAAG ACATGGAGGAAATGAAAGAGGAAAAACAAGAACTGATAGAAGTAAAAgaagaaagtcaagaactgaatgaagtggaggaggaaCATCAGGATCAAAATCCTCATGTCAttactggagaaaaatcttttaGTTGCTCACAGAATGAGAAGAATTCCTCACAAAACAAAACTCAAGCTAAAAATTCCTTCacatgctctcagtgtggaaagagtttcacgtGTACAAGATCCCTTAAtgtgcacatgagaattcacactggagagaagcctttcacatgccctcaatgtggaaagagttttacacgGAAATACTGTCTTAATATACACAttaaaattcacactggagagaagcctttcacatgccttctgtgtggaaagagtttcacccGAAAAGGAAGTCTTAATATGCACAttaaaattcacactggagagaagcctttcacatgccttcagtgtggaaaaagttacaCAAACAAATCTGGCCTTAAAACACACAAACTGCttcacacaggagagaagcctttcaaatgccttcagtgtggaaaaggtttcacATATAAATTTGGCCTTCAAAGACATATGCtatttcacactggagagaaacctttcacatgccttcagtgtggtaaTAGTTTCACATCTAAAGGATCCCTTAATGTGCACATGAGAacccacactggagagaaacctttcacatgccatcagtgtggaaagagtttcacaggGATAGGAAGTCTTAACAAGCACGTGAAAATTCACACTGGTGAGAAACCTTTCAcgtgccctcagtgtggaaagaaatTCATTCGGAGAACAAATCTCAACATGCACATTAaaattcacacaggagagaagcttttcacatgccctcagtgtggaaattGTTACACAGACAAATTAGGTCTTAAAAGACACATTaaagttcacactggagagaagccttacacatgccatcagtgtggaaagagttttacatgTAAAGGATACCTAAATGTgcacatgagagttcacactggagagaaaccttacacatgccatcagtgtggaaagagtttcacacggaAAGGAGGTCTTAACATGCACATTAAAATTCACACGGGAGAGaggcctttcacatgccttcagtgtggaaaaggtTACATAGTCAAATTAGGCCTTAGAAGACACATGCtatttcacactggagagaagcctttcacatgtccTCAATGTGGAAAGTGCTTTAGACTGAAAGGAGATCTTAACGTGCACATGAAACTTCACACTGGAGAGGAGCCTATGATATGCCTTTTGTGTGGAAAAGGTTACATAGACAAATTAGGCTTTAAAAGACATATGCTATtgcactctggagagaagcctttcacatgccttcagtgtggtaaTAATTTCACGTCTAAAGGATCCCTTAAtgtgcacatgagaattcacactgaagAGAAGCCTAAAGCCTAA
- the LOC127450336 gene encoding gastrula zinc finger protein XlCGF57.1-like isoform X4, translated as MFIKEESEDMAYPEACRIKTEHTDEQTDMEEMKEEKQELIEVKEESQELNEVEEEHQDQNPHVITGEKSFSCSQNEKNSSQNKTQAKNSFTCSQCGKSFTCTRSLNVHMRIHTGEKPFTCPQCGKSFTRKYCLNIHIKIHTGEKPFTCLLCGKSFTRKGSLNMHIKIHTGEKPFTCLQCGKSYTNKSGLKTHKLLHTGEKPFKCLQCGKGFTYKFGLQRHMLFHTGEKPFTCLQCGNSFTSKGSLNVHMRTHTGEKPFTCHQCGKSFTGIGSLNKHVKIHTGEKPFTCPQCGKKFIRRTNLNMHIKIHTGEKLFTCPQCGNCYTDKLGLKRHIKVHTGEKPYTCHQCGKSFTCKGYLNVHMRVHTGEKPYTCHQCGKSFTRKGGLNMHIKIHTGERPFTCLQCGKGYIVKLGLRRHMLFHTGEKPFTCPQCGKCFRLKGDLNVHMKLHTGEEPMICLLCGKGYIDKLGFKRHMLLHSGEKPFTCLQCGNNFTSKGSLNVHMRIHTEEKPKA; from the coding sequence ACATGGAGGAAATGAAAGAGGAAAAACAAGAACTGATAGAAGTAAAAgaagaaagtcaagaactgaatgaagtggaggaggaaCATCAGGATCAAAATCCTCATGTCAttactggagaaaaatcttttaGTTGCTCACAGAATGAGAAGAATTCCTCACAAAACAAAACTCAAGCTAAAAATTCCTTCacatgctctcagtgtggaaagagtttcacgtGTACAAGATCCCTTAAtgtgcacatgagaattcacactggagagaagcctttcacatgccctcaatgtggaaagagttttacacgGAAATACTGTCTTAATATACACAttaaaattcacactggagagaagcctttcacatgccttctgtgtggaaagagtttcacccGAAAAGGAAGTCTTAATATGCACAttaaaattcacactggagagaagcctttcacatgccttcagtgtggaaaaagttacaCAAACAAATCTGGCCTTAAAACACACAAACTGCttcacacaggagagaagcctttcaaatgccttcagtgtggaaaaggtttcacATATAAATTTGGCCTTCAAAGACATATGCtatttcacactggagagaaacctttcacatgccttcagtgtggtaaTAGTTTCACATCTAAAGGATCCCTTAATGTGCACATGAGAacccacactggagagaaacctttcacatgccatcagtgtggaaagagtttcacaggGATAGGAAGTCTTAACAAGCACGTGAAAATTCACACTGGTGAGAAACCTTTCAcgtgccctcagtgtggaaagaaatTCATTCGGAGAACAAATCTCAACATGCACATTAaaattcacacaggagagaagcttttcacatgccctcagtgtggaaattGTTACACAGACAAATTAGGTCTTAAAAGACACATTaaagttcacactggagagaagccttacacatgccatcagtgtggaaagagttttacatgTAAAGGATACCTAAATGTgcacatgagagttcacactggagagaaaccttacacatgccatcagtgtggaaagagtttcacacggaAAGGAGGTCTTAACATGCACATTAAAATTCACACGGGAGAGaggcctttcacatgccttcagtgtggaaaaggtTACATAGTCAAATTAGGCCTTAGAAGACACATGCtatttcacactggagagaagcctttcacatgtccTCAATGTGGAAAGTGCTTTAGACTGAAAGGAGATCTTAACGTGCACATGAAACTTCACACTGGAGAGGAGCCTATGATATGCCTTTTGTGTGGAAAAGGTTACATAGACAAATTAGGCTTTAAAAGACATATGCTATtgcactctggagagaagcctttcacatgccttcagtgtggtaaTAATTTCACGTCTAAAGGATCCCTTAAtgtgcacatgagaattcacactgaagAGAAGCCTAAAGCCTAA
- the LOC127450336 gene encoding gastrula zinc finger protein XlCGF57.1-like isoform X3, producing the protein MFIKEESEDMAYPEACRIKTEHTDEQTDMEEMKEEKQELIEVKEESQELNEVEEEHQDQNPHVITGEKSFSCSQNEKNSSQNKTQAKNSFTCSQCGKSFTCTRSLNVHMRIHTGEKPFTCPQCGKSFTRKYCLNIHIKIHTGEKPFTCLLCGKSFTRKGSLNMHIKIHTGEKPFTCLQCGKSYTNKSGLKTHKLLHTGEKPFKCLQCGKGFTYKFGLQRHMLFHTGEKPFTCLQCGNSFTSKGSLNVHMRTHTGEKPFTCHQCGKSFTGIGSLNKHVKIHTGEKPFTCPQCGKKFIRRTNLNMHIKIHTGEKLFTCPQCGNCYTDKLGLKRHIKVHTGEKPYTCHQCGKSFTCKGYLNVHMRVHTGEKPYTCHQCGKSFTRKGGLNMHIKIHTGERPFTCLQCGKGYIVKLGLRRHMLFHTGEKPFTCPQCGKCFRLKGDLNVHMKLHTGEEPMICLLCGKGYIDKLGFKRHMLLHSGEKPFTCLQCGNNFTSKGSLNVHMRIHTEEKPKA; encoded by the exons AtgtttattaaagaggagagtgaagataTGGCTTATCCAGAAGCATGCAGAATTAAAACCGAACACACTGACGAACAAACAG ACATGGAGGAAATGAAAGAGGAAAAACAAGAACTGATAGAAGTAAAAgaagaaagtcaagaactgaatgaagtggaggaggaaCATCAGGATCAAAATCCTCATGTCAttactggagaaaaatcttttaGTTGCTCACAGAATGAGAAGAATTCCTCACAAAACAAAACTCAAGCTAAAAATTCCTTCacatgctctcagtgtggaaagagtttcacgtGTACAAGATCCCTTAAtgtgcacatgagaattcacactggagagaagcctttcacatgccctcaatgtggaaagagttttacacgGAAATACTGTCTTAATATACACAttaaaattcacactggagagaagcctttcacatgccttctgtgtggaaagagtttcacccGAAAAGGAAGTCTTAATATGCACAttaaaattcacactggagagaagcctttcacatgccttcagtgtggaaaaagttacaCAAACAAATCTGGCCTTAAAACACACAAACTGCttcacacaggagagaagcctttcaaatgccttcagtgtggaaaaggtttcacATATAAATTTGGCCTTCAAAGACATATGCtatttcacactggagagaaacctttcacatgccttcagtgtggtaaTAGTTTCACATCTAAAGGATCCCTTAATGTGCACATGAGAacccacactggagagaaacctttcacatgccatcagtgtggaaagagtttcacaggGATAGGAAGTCTTAACAAGCACGTGAAAATTCACACTGGTGAGAAACCTTTCAcgtgccctcagtgtggaaagaaatTCATTCGGAGAACAAATCTCAACATGCACATTAaaattcacacaggagagaagcttttcacatgccctcagtgtggaaattGTTACACAGACAAATTAGGTCTTAAAAGACACATTaaagttcacactggagagaagccttacacatgccatcagtgtggaaagagttttacatgTAAAGGATACCTAAATGTgcacatgagagttcacactggagagaaaccttacacatgccatcagtgtggaaagagtttcacacggaAAGGAGGTCTTAACATGCACATTAAAATTCACACGGGAGAGaggcctttcacatgccttcagtgtggaaaaggtTACATAGTCAAATTAGGCCTTAGAAGACACATGCtatttcacactggagagaagcctttcacatgtccTCAATGTGGAAAGTGCTTTAGACTGAAAGGAGATCTTAACGTGCACATGAAACTTCACACTGGAGAGGAGCCTATGATATGCCTTTTGTGTGGAAAAGGTTACATAGACAAATTAGGCTTTAAAAGACATATGCTATtgcactctggagagaagcctttcacatgccttcagtgtggtaaTAATTTCACGTCTAAAGGATCCCTTAAtgtgcacatgagaattcacactgaagAGAAGCCTAAAGCCTAA
- the LOC127450336 gene encoding gastrula zinc finger protein XlCGF57.1-like isoform X5, producing the protein MEEMKEEKQELIEVKEESQELNEVEEEHQDQNPHVITGEKSFSCSQNEKNSSQNKTQAKNSFTCSQCGKSFTCTRSLNVHMRIHTGEKPFTCPQCGKSFTRKYCLNIHIKIHTGEKPFTCLLCGKSFTRKGSLNMHIKIHTGEKPFTCLQCGKSYTNKSGLKTHKLLHTGEKPFKCLQCGKGFTYKFGLQRHMLFHTGEKPFTCLQCGNSFTSKGSLNVHMRTHTGEKPFTCHQCGKSFTGIGSLNKHVKIHTGEKPFTCPQCGKKFIRRTNLNMHIKIHTGEKLFTCPQCGNCYTDKLGLKRHIKVHTGEKPYTCHQCGKSFTCKGYLNVHMRVHTGEKPYTCHQCGKSFTRKGGLNMHIKIHTGERPFTCLQCGKGYIVKLGLRRHMLFHTGEKPFTCPQCGKCFRLKGDLNVHMKLHTGEEPMICLLCGKGYIDKLGFKRHMLLHSGEKPFTCLQCGNNFTSKGSLNVHMRIHTEEKPKA; encoded by the coding sequence ATGGAGGAAATGAAAGAGGAAAAACAAGAACTGATAGAAGTAAAAgaagaaagtcaagaactgaatgaagtggaggaggaaCATCAGGATCAAAATCCTCATGTCAttactggagaaaaatcttttaGTTGCTCACAGAATGAGAAGAATTCCTCACAAAACAAAACTCAAGCTAAAAATTCCTTCacatgctctcagtgtggaaagagtttcacgtGTACAAGATCCCTTAAtgtgcacatgagaattcacactggagagaagcctttcacatgccctcaatgtggaaagagttttacacgGAAATACTGTCTTAATATACACAttaaaattcacactggagagaagcctttcacatgccttctgtgtggaaagagtttcacccGAAAAGGAAGTCTTAATATGCACAttaaaattcacactggagagaagcctttcacatgccttcagtgtggaaaaagttacaCAAACAAATCTGGCCTTAAAACACACAAACTGCttcacacaggagagaagcctttcaaatgccttcagtgtggaaaaggtttcacATATAAATTTGGCCTTCAAAGACATATGCtatttcacactggagagaaacctttcacatgccttcagtgtggtaaTAGTTTCACATCTAAAGGATCCCTTAATGTGCACATGAGAacccacactggagagaaacctttcacatgccatcagtgtggaaagagtttcacaggGATAGGAAGTCTTAACAAGCACGTGAAAATTCACACTGGTGAGAAACCTTTCAcgtgccctcagtgtggaaagaaatTCATTCGGAGAACAAATCTCAACATGCACATTAaaattcacacaggagagaagcttttcacatgccctcagtgtggaaattGTTACACAGACAAATTAGGTCTTAAAAGACACATTaaagttcacactggagagaagccttacacatgccatcagtgtggaaagagttttacatgTAAAGGATACCTAAATGTgcacatgagagttcacactggagagaaaccttacacatgccatcagtgtggaaagagtttcacacggaAAGGAGGTCTTAACATGCACATTAAAATTCACACGGGAGAGaggcctttcacatgccttcagtgtggaaaaggtTACATAGTCAAATTAGGCCTTAGAAGACACATGCtatttcacactggagagaagcctttcacatgtccTCAATGTGGAAAGTGCTTTAGACTGAAAGGAGATCTTAACGTGCACATGAAACTTCACACTGGAGAGGAGCCTATGATATGCCTTTTGTGTGGAAAAGGTTACATAGACAAATTAGGCTTTAAAAGACATATGCTATtgcactctggagagaagcctttcacatgccttcagtgtggtaaTAATTTCACGTCTAAAGGATCCCTTAAtgtgcacatgagaattcacactgaagAGAAGCCTAAAGCCTAA